The following are encoded in a window of Magnolia sinica isolate HGM2019 chromosome 11, MsV1, whole genome shotgun sequence genomic DNA:
- the LOC131219251 gene encoding large ribosomal subunit protein uL15x-like translates to MTTRFKKNRKKRGHVSAGHGRIGKHRKHPGGRGNAGGMHHHRILFDKYHPGYFGKVGMRYFHKLRNKFYRPILNIDRLWSLIPEDVKEKAKSAPSDQVPVIDLTQFGYFKLLGKGMLPEGRPVVVKAKLVSKTAEKKIKEAGGAVMLTA, encoded by the coding sequence ATGACGACTCGCTTCAAGAAGAACCGGAAGAAGCGCGGCCACGTCAGCGCCGGCCATGGTCGTATCGGAAAGCACCGCAAGCATCCAGGCGGCCGTGGAAACGCTGGTGGCATGCACCACCATCGGATCCTCTTTGACAAGTACCATCCGGGGTATTTTGGGAAAGTTGGGATGCGGTACTTCCACAAGCTCCGGAACAAATTCTACCGTCCGATATTGAATATCGACCGCCTATGGTCCCTAATACCTGAAGACGTCAAGGAGAAGGCGAAATCTGCACCATCGGATCAAGTCCCTGTGATCGATCTCACGCAGTTTGGGTATTTCAAGCTCCTCGGTAAGGGGATGCTACCGGAGGGGCGGCCTGTCGTCGTGAAAGCGAAGCTAGTGTCGAAGACCGcggagaagaagatcaaggagGCTGGCGGGGCTGTCATGCTCACCGCCTGA